One region of Pirellulales bacterium genomic DNA includes:
- a CDS encoding NADPH-dependent assimilatory sulfite reductase hemoprotein subunit translates to MSEPQKLSPVETIKSESNYLRGNIVAEMKDGNDFFSKGSTNLLKFHGTYQQDDREARTKRDGQKSTKEYIFMVRLKLPGGKLNSEQLLAQFDMCDELSNGGLRITTRQGIQFHGVPKRNLWETIHRINKMQLSTLAACGDVERNVMCCPAPHYHDPVHNELQALADRLASHFAPRTRAYHEIWVRDPDTDEEQLVAGGPNGHEVEPIYGPSYLPRKFKTAIGLAGDNCVDLYANDLGLMAVCEDYRIVGYNVLVGGSFGMTPSAAKTFPAVAKRMTFITPEQVVDVATSIVKVQRDFGDRADRKHARMKYLIHDWGLDRFKAKVEEYYGHPLPDPHPEDIWGFDDHMGWHEQGDGRWFYGLNVENGRIVDREGFMAKTAFREICRRIKPGIRLTSHQSILFTDVDEADRATLETILRDHGVPLTEQFSNVRRWSMACVAWPTCGLAITESERVLPGVIDHLEAEVAKLGLAREIFTVRMTGCPNGCARPYNCDVGLVGRSQDKYTVYLGGRVLGDRLNTKYKDMVPLEEITPTLVPLLTYFKHAREPGERFGDFCHRKGVEDLAAWADQFAAQTAAA, encoded by the coding sequence ATGTCGGAACCTCAAAAACTCAGCCCGGTCGAAACCATCAAGAGCGAAAGCAATTATCTGCGCGGCAATATCGTCGCGGAGATGAAGGATGGCAACGACTTCTTCAGCAAGGGCAGCACCAACCTGCTCAAGTTCCACGGCACCTACCAGCAAGACGATCGCGAGGCGCGCACCAAGCGCGACGGACAGAAGAGCACCAAAGAATACATCTTCATGGTCCGTCTCAAGTTGCCGGGCGGTAAGCTCAATAGCGAACAACTTCTGGCGCAGTTCGACATGTGCGACGAGCTCAGCAATGGCGGCTTGCGCATCACCACCCGCCAGGGAATTCAGTTCCACGGCGTGCCCAAACGCAACCTGTGGGAAACAATCCATCGCATCAACAAGATGCAGCTTTCGACGCTGGCCGCCTGTGGCGATGTCGAGCGCAACGTGATGTGCTGCCCGGCGCCTCATTATCACGACCCCGTGCATAACGAGTTGCAAGCGCTGGCCGATCGGTTGGCCTCGCATTTCGCTCCGCGCACGCGCGCCTATCACGAAATTTGGGTGCGCGATCCCGACACCGACGAGGAGCAACTCGTGGCGGGCGGACCCAACGGCCATGAGGTGGAGCCGATCTACGGTCCCTCGTATCTGCCGCGCAAGTTCAAGACCGCCATCGGACTGGCCGGCGATAACTGCGTCGACCTCTACGCCAACGACCTGGGCCTGATGGCCGTGTGCGAAGATTATCGCATCGTCGGCTACAACGTGCTGGTCGGTGGCAGTTTTGGCATGACCCCGAGCGCCGCCAAGACCTTTCCGGCGGTCGCCAAACGCATGACCTTCATTACCCCCGAGCAGGTGGTCGACGTCGCCACCTCCATTGTCAAAGTGCAGCGCGACTTTGGCGACCGGGCAGATCGCAAGCACGCCCGCATGAAATACCTCATTCACGATTGGGGGCTCGATCGCTTCAAGGCCAAGGTCGAGGAGTACTACGGTCATCCCCTCCCCGATCCGCACCCCGAAGACATCTGGGGCTTCGACGACCATATGGGCTGGCACGAGCAGGGGGACGGCCGCTGGTTCTACGGGCTGAACGTCGAAAACGGTCGCATCGTCGATCGCGAAGGATTCATGGCCAAGACTGCTTTCCGCGAGATTTGCCGCCGCATCAAGCCGGGCATTCGCCTCACCTCGCATCAGAGCATCCTGTTCACCGATGTCGACGAGGCCGACCGCGCCACGCTCGAAACCATCCTCCGCGATCATGGCGTGCCGCTCACCGAGCAGTTCTCCAACGTTCGCCGTTGGTCGATGGCCTGCGTTGCCTGGCCTACCTGCGGGCTGGCCATCACCGAGAGCGAACGCGTGCTGCCGGGCGTGATCGATCACCTGGAGGCCGAGGTCGCCAAGCTGGGACTCGCCAGAGAAATCTTTACTGTCCGCATGACCGGCTGCCCCAACGGCTGCGCTCGCCCCTACAACTGCGATGTCGGTCTTGTGGGCCGCAGTCAGGACAAATACACCGTGTACCTCGGCGGACGCGTGCTGGGCGATCGGCTCAACACCAAATACAAGGACATGGTCCCGCTCGAAGAGATCACGCCCACCTTGGTCCCCTTGCTCACTTACTTCAAGCACGCGCGCGAACCGGGCGAGCGCTTTGGCGACTTCTGCCATCGCAAGGGGGTTGAAGACCTTGCCGCCTGGGCCGATCAGTTCGCGGCGCAAACCGCGGCCGCCTAG
- a CDS encoding phosphatidylglycerophosphatase A → MNTTEPSQLDVRQVKPLHPVAIFLATGAYTGYSPVLPGTVGSLLGLVLAFGLEQIPSFWLRLFVLAALWGVSVPICTAMAKYLRVKDPNAIVLDEILALPVALWGLNVHSWRVLAAAFVIFRIFDITKPPPIRWFERLPKGLGIMADDLVAGMFTYAALRLLIAAGLL, encoded by the coding sequence ATGAACACCACGGAACCTTCTCAACTCGACGTTCGCCAAGTCAAACCGCTGCATCCGGTGGCGATTTTTTTGGCCACGGGGGCATACACCGGCTATTCGCCCGTGCTACCGGGCACAGTGGGCTCGCTGTTGGGACTGGTCCTGGCATTCGGGCTCGAACAAATCCCCAGCTTTTGGCTGCGATTATTCGTGCTGGCGGCGCTGTGGGGGGTGAGTGTGCCAATCTGCACCGCCATGGCAAAGTATCTGCGGGTAAAAGACCCCAACGCCATTGTCCTCGACGAGATTTTGGCGCTGCCGGTGGCGCTGTGGGGATTGAACGTGCATTCGTGGCGGGTACTGGCCGCGGCGTTTGTCATCTTTCGGATCTTCGACATCACCAAGCCGCCGCCGATTCGCTGGTTTGAGCGGTTGCCCAAGGGGCTGGGCATCATGGCCGACGATCTGGTGGCCGGCATGTTCACCTACGCGGCGCTGCGCCTGTTGATAGCGGCCGGCCTGCTGTAG